Below is a genomic region from Deltaproteobacteria bacterium.
TTCGACAATACTCATCCGTGGCGAGTCGGGAACCGGCAAAGAACTGATCGCGCGTGCCATCCACTTTAACAGTCCAAGGAAGGGGGGACCATTCGTGAAGGTAAACTGTGCCGCGCTCTCCCCCGGTCTTTTGGAAAGCGAACTGTTTGGCCACGAAAAGGGGGCATTTACGGGTGCTACCGGTCAAAAAGTCGGGCGGTTCGAACTGGCCGATGGGGGAACGCTGTTTTTGGACGAGGTCGGCGACTTGCCGGAGCCGGTTCAGGTGAAAATCCTGCGTGTTCTTCAGGAAAAAGAATTTGAACGGGTCGGGGGGACTCAGACAATAAAAACAGACATTCGTCTGATTGCCGCCACGCATCAAAATCTGGAAAAACTCATTCAGGAAAAGAAATTCCGCGAAGATCTTTTTTTTCGCATCAATGTCATCCCGCTGACGGTTCCCGCTCTTCGCGAAAGGACAGGCGATATTCCTTCCCTTGCCCGCCATTTTGCTGAAAAGTACGCCTGTGACCTCGGTAAGAAAGTGACACTCACGGGGGAGGCGCTAAAGGCGCTAAGCGAGTATGACTGGCCCGGAAATGTAAGGGAGCTCTCGAACGTCATCGAACGGGCGGTTGTGCTGGCCGACGGCGAAACGATCGACGCCCCCGATTTGTCGCAGGATCTGGTGGCTATCACGGCGATGCTCAAACAACTGGAGGAACGGCCTCCAGCCGATTTGAGAAGCGGTATTCAGCAGGGGGAGGCGCAGGAATTGGCAAAGATTTTCAAAGAATGTCGGGGGAACATCAGTCTTGTTGCCCGCAAGTTGGAACTGCCGCGGTCGACCCTGGTCCATCGTCTTAAAAAATTCCGGTTGATCTAAATCGGGGGCTTTGCCGCTGGCGCCCCCGTGCCCCCCGTTCGCTCGGACGGAGACATCTTACTCCGCAAAGTCTGCGACTTTGCTGCGCGGCCAAGCCAAGCTTGGCCTTGCACCCGATCCTCGCTCACTAACGAACTTTCTCCATCCACGGTTTTGCCCCTTTTTCGAGTACCTTGTTCAAGGCCTGGATGTTCTGGATGCCCCTGTCGGAGAGCCAGTCCTCCAGGGCTTTGACGCCCGATTTGGCGTAGACCGGAATCCCTTCCTTCCAGGTGGCTCGGCCGCAGAGGACGCCGTTGAAATTAACCCCTGATTCAATCGCCAACTCCAAACTCTCGCGGAATTCATCGTCGGAAACGCCGGCGGAAAGATAGATAAATGGCTTCTTTGTTACGGCGGCGGTTTTTCGAAACAAATCTTTGGCTTGTTCCTTATCGTAAGCCGATTCCCCTTTGCAGGCCTTGGCCCCCTTCACGAATTTCATGTTCACCGGAACTTCCACCTTCAACACATCGACCCGGTAACGGTCTTTGGAAAATTCTTCCATGCTCTTCTTCACAACTTCCGGCTTCAGCCCGGCGAATTCAATCCCCTTTTCGTCTTCATTGCCGGTTGGATAACCGACAAATTCGAGAAAATAGGGGATGTCATGCAAAGCGCATTCCGCACCGATCCGCTCCACCCAGGCATGCTTGACTTCGTTGATCCCCGGTTTTTCGAGCGGGCTGTAATAGAGAAGAATTTTAACGGCATTGGCCCCCGCTTCAATCGATTTGGAGACGGTCCAGTTGGGAATCAGCCGCGGAACGCGTCCCGGCGTGTTTTGCTCGTAGCCGGTCGATTCGTAGGCCAGGAGAAGACCGGCGTTTTTGGCGCGGGCATGCGCCGCCTCCAGACCAAATTCGGGGTCAAGCAAAATGGCGCTGGCATGGGGGGTTAAGACCTTCGAGACCGCCGTCTTAAACTCGGCCATCATTTGCGGGGTTATTTGAGAGGGTTCAAGCCCTTTTTCCTTGGCGATGGCCTTCTGAAGGGACCCCCGCTGATCCATGGCCGCCGCGGCGATAATCCCTTTTTTGTTGGCCAGTTTTTCCAGATGGGCCCGTTTATTTGCCGAAAGTTTTGTCATGATGATTGCCTCCTGTATGGGTTGAATTCGGGTGTCTTTAGGAAATTTTCGACGCCAATGCAACCGCCATTTTTCGTTTATAGATCAAACATCCGTTCATATTTTTCCAGAAGCGATAATTTTCCCGCAGATAACGATAAAGAGGAGGATAGTGTTTCACCGGATATTTTTTGTAGTTGTGGATGTCGGCCGGGGAAGTATCGACAAAATAGGCCGGGGGATGATTTTTGAAATCCTCCCACAGCGCCTCCCAAGCCTCCGGCGCGGCGAATTTTTGCGCGTCAAAGGCCGGATCGTCGGATTTTTGGGAGCCGGGGACTTTGCCGGTGAGAAGATCGGTCCACAAAAAACGGGAGGCCGGTTTTCGTTCAGCGTGAAAATAAATGGCGGTCGCAAAACCCCATACAAAAAGAGTTTCATCCGGTTTTGTATTCCTTCGAAGCCACTCGCCGATGGCCTGCTGTTCAAAAAGCTGGTCGTCCGGAAAAAGGTTATAAATGTTTTTTTGATCGACCCGCAACAACCAGAAAAAAAGGGCTGGAATCAGGATAAAAATACCGGCACGTTGCAGGGATTTTTTATCCGGAAGACGCGAGGCGGTCTGCGCGGCCAAAAGACAAAGCGGCGGCAAAATCTGGATGAAGTAACGGCCGTAAAAGCGGCCTCCCATGGCAACCGGGACAAGCGACAGAACAAACCACAAAAGGATCAGGAGATGACAGGGAGATCGGTAAAAATCGCGGCGACGNNNNNNNNNNNNNNNNNNNNNNNNNNNNCCCCAGAATCAGATTTTTAAAAACAGGGATTGTCTCTTGCCCCGCCTGAATATATTTAAGACTCCCCAAAAGGCTCCACCGGACAAAATCGGGCCAAACGCCGATGGCCCAGAGAATTCCGAACGTCATTCCCAACGGAACCACAAAGCCTCCCAAAAAAACCAGAGAACGAATAAGAAAAGTTGATGGTTCCTCCTTTTTGAACCGCAGGGAAAAAAGGAGAAATGAAAAGATGACGACCAGCTGGATGCCCGCCTGATATTTCAACAAAAAAGCAAGCCCCACAAAAAAACCGGCGAGGAAGTCGTCCGCGAGATCCAGAACCCTGTCCCCGCGAAGCCAGAAATAAATTGAAAGGGCAAGCGGCAAAACTATCACCGACGTGATGCCGGTGGCGATGAACTTGGGGAAATAGGTTGTGGAAAAAACAGCGAAGAAAAGGGCGGCAAAATAACCTTCTCTCTCGTTTCCATTCTCTTTGGCGATGCGGTAAAGGGTGAGGCTTACCCCCAGTGCGACCAGAAGGCCGGCAAAATGAACCCCCATCATGTTGTATTTTCCAAACAGGGTGAAACAGGCGGCGTAAAAAAGGTGGATAAGCGGCGGCTTGGTGTCAAGGCTGTCCTTGTACGGAAGCCCGCCGTCCATCAGCACATGCGCAAAGCCGGCGAACTGTGATTCATCCATGTCGAGAAAAGTGTAGTAGAAGGAGGAAATGCGGAGAAAGACGGAAAGGAAAAAAAGGACGACAAAAAAGCGGATTTTTTTTTCAAAAAGCCGGTCAAAGACTTTTGACATTTTTTTTCAGGTCAGATTCAATGATTCTATAATCGTGTTGTGTATTTTCGGACGAAAGACCCTGATTCTGTCGTTTTCCCGCGACGGGTGGACGCGGTTGGTCAACAGAATAGCATAAATATCCTTATCCATATCCCACCAGAATGAACAGCCGGTGTAACCCAGATGGCCGATCGAGTTCGGTGAAAAATATTGACCGCAGGATGCGTGGGCAGATGGTGTATCGAAACCGAAGGTAAAATAGGGGACATTCATATCGCGGCCGTCGGGGATGACGGTAAATCGGTTGAAAGTTTCCCTTGAAATCAATTTGCTCCGGCTGTGACGGGCTTTTTGTAATTCGGCGATCCATTTTTGGACCTCTTCGGCCGTTGAAAAGAGGCCCGCGTGTCCGGCAATGCCCCCCATCAGCCAGGCATGGTCGTCCATCACCTCGCCACAGAGGATTTTTTGGCGCCAGGGGCATTTTTCGGTCGCGGCGAAATGATCCGGATTGCCGTCCACCGGCTTGCGGTGATGCCCCAGAGGGTTGAAGAAGGTTTTTTTCAGATTCAACGGCTCCGCGATTTTTTGTCTGAAAAGGAGGTCGAGTGATTTTCCGTAAATCTTTTCCAGGATAGCTCCAAGAAGGATGTATCC
It encodes:
- a CDS encoding beta-lactamase family protein — its product is MSNLHPVDTAIEKGIKEGVFPGASLLVGKENKILWNKVYGSAQIDPKKRSVEPPTLFDIASLTKPMAIATLFMLVLQEKKCFLDDPLKKYFPETTQQGITLQHLLNHTSGLPAWRPYYEEMLALAPGWAAEDKGKNWLVEEILAEPQEAPVGKKTVYSDLGYILLGAILEKIYGKSLDLLFRQKIAEPLNLKKTFFNPLGHHRKPVDGNPDHFAATEKCPWRQKILCGEVMDDHAWLMGGIAGHAGLFSTAEEVQKWIAELQKARHSRSKLISRETFNRFTVIPDGRDMNVPYFTFGFDTPSAHASCGQYFSPNSIGHLGYTGCSFWWDMDKDIYAILLTNRVHPSRENDRIRVFRPKIHNTIIESLNLT
- a CDS encoding sigma-54-dependent Fis family transcriptional regulator, translated to MKPIVLYIDDDQANLDTFNRVFRFDYQVETALSGVEGLEKLKKIPDISVIVSDQRMPKMTGVEFFQEAQKVNPYPTRIMLTAFTDNEALLKAIQTGHVYDYVVKPWDKEALKKVIDKAIGLYTERIEKIKQLKVAEAKNRLLEEEVKESFNFEEIIGADGGLTGIVAQIKKIAPTNSTILIRGESGTGKELIARAIHFNSPRKGGPFVKVNCAALSPGLLESELFGHEKGAFTGATGQKVGRFELADGGTLFLDEVGDLPEPVQVKILRVLQEKEFERVGGTQTIKTDIRLIAATHQNLEKLIQEKKFREDLFFRINVIPLTVPALRERTGDIPSLARHFAEKYACDLGKKVTLTGEALKALSEYDWPGNVRELSNVIERAVVLADGETIDAPDLSQDLVAITAMLKQLEERPPADLRSGIQQGEAQELAKIFKECRGNISLVARKLELPRSTLVHRLKKFRLI
- a CDS encoding tagatose 1,6-diphosphate aldolase, whose amino-acid sequence is MTKLSANKRAHLEKLANKKGIIAAAAMDQRGSLQKAIAKEKGLEPSQITPQMMAEFKTAVSKVLTPHASAILLDPEFGLEAAHARAKNAGLLLAYESTGYEQNTPGRVPRLIPNWTVSKSIEAGANAVKILLYYSPLEKPGINEVKHAWVERIGAECALHDIPYFLEFVGYPTGNEDEKGIEFAGLKPEVVKKSMEEFSKDRYRVDVLKVEVPVNMKFVKGAKACKGESAYDKEQAKDLFRKTAAVTKKPFIYLSAGVSDDEFRESLELAIESGVNFNGVLCGRATWKEGIPVYAKSGVKALEDWLSDRGIQNIQALNKVLEKGAKPWMEKVR
- a CDS encoding glycosyltransferase family 39 protein translates to MSKVFDRLFEKKIRFFVVLFFLSVFLRISSFYYTFLDMDESQFAGFAHVLMDGGLPYKDSLDTKPPLIHLFYAACFTLFGKYNMMGVHFAGLLVALGVSLTLYRIAKENGNEREGYFAALFFAVFSTTYFPKFIATGITSVIVLPLALSIYFWLRGDRVLDLADDFLAGFFVGLAFLLKYQAGIQLVVIFSFLLFSLRFKKEEPSTFLIRSLVFLGGFVVPLGMTFGILWAIGVWPDFVRWSLLGSLKYIQAGQETIPVFKNLILG